The Microcoleus sp. bin38.metabat.b11b12b14.051 genome includes a window with the following:
- a CDS encoding pilus assembly protein PilO translates to MTASNQFIPGGGQAEEAGTQEIFGIKLTPQVQAIGIAVLGLGVAGYLGYQFVLPEFQKGSEIKQKITESKQTQVQLQAQITKKAEAEAKQEEAKQRRANVTAMFASDASATTLLLDMNQLVNRINAGVQSDDLKAKITKFEPDVGQQGAAPVPGAPDPDILSDSSFGPSLAGKLRRKKFKVEFEGNFAQTRNFMRNLELMQSLLVVRNLKSELLTPSQSIEVDFLKGKIIPVEQPQTKIKTAFELHALLPLKQEEKLPTPAPTPAPTPAK, encoded by the coding sequence ATGACAGCATCAAATCAGTTTATTCCCGGCGGGGGACAAGCAGAAGAGGCAGGGACTCAGGAAATATTTGGCATTAAGCTGACACCCCAAGTCCAAGCCATAGGTATCGCAGTTCTCGGCCTGGGAGTTGCAGGGTACCTCGGCTACCAGTTCGTACTGCCAGAATTTCAAAAAGGCAGCGAAATCAAGCAAAAAATTACCGAAAGCAAGCAAACGCAAGTGCAATTGCAAGCTCAAATTACGAAAAAGGCAGAAGCAGAAGCCAAGCAAGAAGAAGCTAAACAGCGCCGGGCCAACGTGACGGCAATGTTTGCCAGCGACGCCAGCGCTACCACGCTGCTGCTTGACATGAACCAACTGGTGAACAGAATCAACGCCGGCGTGCAAAGTGACGACCTCAAGGCTAAAATTACTAAATTTGAACCGGATGTCGGGCAACAAGGAGCCGCGCCCGTCCCGGGAGCACCCGACCCGGATATTCTCAGCGATTCGTCCTTTGGCCCTTCCCTGGCTGGCAAGCTCAGGCGCAAAAAATTTAAGGTAGAGTTTGAAGGCAATTTCGCTCAAACCCGCAATTTTATGCGGAACTTGGAGTTGATGCAGTCGCTGTTGGTAGTGAGGAATTTGAAATCTGAATTGCTAACACCAAGTCAGTCAATTGAAGTGGATTTTCTGAAAGGGAAAATCATCCCTGTGGAGCAGCCGCAAACGAAAATTAAAACAGCTTTTGAATTGCACGCGCTGCTGCCCTTAAAGCAAGAAGAAAAACTGCCAACTCCGGCTCCAACTCCGGCTCCAACTCCGGCTAAGTAG
- a CDS encoding PilN domain-containing protein — protein sequence MYSLDINFLNDRPDYKPAAAKSSPKRSSGGAKDQLPLIGALLFAFGLNAAVMGAWWWATNENSGLVQEQAKIDQELAKLNTQANAIKAIDAETNKITAEYQALAGVFDQIKPWSAMLQDVSARTPAGVQIAKIEQIDPSPSPVAAAPPPPAATPAASPGASPSPGASPSPASPTPVAAPPPVAAPQTAKVQISGIASTFAQVNDFMLLVQRSPFFLNTDTKLVAATLKNNPAQLQVRNQNSTAAAELPKLRPVVEYKIETTLSPTGASELLPELRSKQADGLAIRIETLQEKGVLPAKGDVKKP from the coding sequence ATGTACAGCCTAGATATTAATTTTCTCAACGACCGTCCCGACTACAAACCCGCGGCCGCCAAAAGCTCACCTAAAAGAAGTTCCGGCGGCGCCAAAGACCAACTCCCCCTAATCGGAGCGCTGCTGTTTGCCTTCGGCCTCAACGCCGCCGTCATGGGTGCTTGGTGGTGGGCGACAAACGAAAATAGTGGCTTAGTCCAAGAACAAGCAAAAATCGACCAAGAACTGGCAAAGTTAAACACTCAAGCCAACGCCATCAAAGCGATAGACGCCGAAACCAACAAAATTACTGCCGAATACCAAGCATTAGCCGGAGTATTCGACCAAATTAAACCTTGGTCAGCGATGCTGCAAGACGTGAGTGCCCGCACTCCCGCCGGAGTCCAAATTGCCAAAATCGAGCAAATCGACCCCAGTCCCTCCCCTGTTGCAGCAGCACCCCCTCCGCCTGCTGCAACTCCCGCCGCGTCCCCCGGGGCGAGTCCGTCTCCCGGGGCGAGTCCCTCCCCAGCCAGCCCTACCCCAGTCGCTGCTCCCCCCCCTGTCGCGGCGCCCCAAACCGCAAAAGTACAAATTTCCGGCATCGCCAGTACCTTTGCTCAAGTTAACGACTTTATGCTGTTAGTCCAGCGCTCTCCTTTCTTCCTCAACACCGATACCAAACTGGTAGCGGCGACACTAAAAAACAACCCCGCACAATTGCAAGTCCGCAACCAAAATTCCACAGCAGCAGCAGAACTTCCCAAACTGCGGCCGGTAGTGGAATATAAAATTGAAACAACACTCAGCCCGACAGGGGCCTCGGAGCTGCTCCCGGAACTGCGGAGCAAGCAAGCAGACGGGTTGGCCATACGCATAGAAACACTTCAAGAAAAAGGAGTGCTACCAGCAAAAGGAGATGTGAAAAAACCATGA
- the pilM gene encoding type IV pilus assembly protein PilM translates to MVNFFKGLLSPRQPGIGIEIASDRINIIQLEKKAQALKLGLLASIEVPEDMVQEGQIVDPPGMAELIRALLAENKIKAKRVATAIPGREAVIRLIPVPAELNEEELRDYMNAEAGLYLPFPREDADVDYQKIGLFVDDDGVEKVQVVLVATRREVTDTYIETFREAGLDIDVLEVTSFALIRTLKDQLQQFSSQEAAVLTDIEFDSTELAIVVDGIPQFNRTIPIGTYQIQTALNQAMNLPPTRDTSELQGMTLPVTDTMGASGDTNPGTNAMIKVLGELADELRRSVDFYLNQSEELEVAQLLLAGPGAAIGKLDEFFMQRLSLPASQVDPIDTLGLEITQEITPEQRAGLGVALGLGLREVL, encoded by the coding sequence ATGGTTAATTTTTTCAAAGGTCTACTTTCCCCACGCCAGCCTGGAATCGGGATCGAAATAGCCTCAGACCGCATCAACATCATCCAGCTCGAAAAGAAAGCTCAGGCATTAAAATTAGGCCTCCTCGCCTCCATAGAAGTACCAGAAGACATGGTACAAGAAGGACAAATAGTCGATCCCCCCGGAATGGCAGAACTAATACGCGCCCTCCTGGCTGAAAACAAAATCAAAGCCAAGCGAGTAGCCACAGCCATTCCCGGCCGCGAAGCCGTGATCCGCCTGATTCCTGTTCCAGCAGAACTCAACGAAGAAGAGCTGCGGGATTACATGAATGCAGAAGCAGGACTTTATTTGCCGTTTCCTAGAGAAGACGCCGACGTAGACTATCAAAAAATAGGCTTATTTGTAGATGACGACGGCGTAGAAAAAGTACAAGTGGTATTAGTTGCAACTCGTAGAGAAGTTACCGATACCTACATCGAAACCTTCAGAGAAGCCGGATTGGATATAGATGTGCTAGAAGTAACCAGCTTTGCCCTCATCCGCACTCTCAAAGACCAACTGCAACAATTCTCCTCCCAAGAAGCAGCAGTCCTCACCGATATAGAATTTGACAGTACCGAGTTAGCTATAGTAGTGGACGGCATACCTCAGTTCAACCGTACCATCCCGATCGGCACTTACCAAATCCAGACCGCCCTCAACCAAGCCATGAATCTGCCGCCTACCAGAGACACCAGCGAACTGCAAGGCATGACCCTGCCAGTTACAGATACCATGGGCGCCTCCGGAGACACCAATCCCGGCACAAATGCCATGATTAAAGTATTGGGAGAACTAGCAGACGAACTGCGCCGCTCAGTAGACTTTTACCTCAACCAGAGCGAAGAACTCGAAGTAGCGCAACTGCTGCTAGCAGGCCCAGGAGCTGCGATCGGCAAACTCGACGAATTTTTTATGCAAAGATTAAGTTTGCCCGCATCACAAGTCGATCCCATCGACACCCTCGGACTCGAAATCACCCAAGAAATTACCCCAGAACAGCGAGCAGGTTTAGGAGTCGCCCTAGGTTTAGGACTGAGGGAGGTGCTGTAA
- a CDS encoding sugar ABC transporter substrate-binding protein, with protein sequence MKRKSWQLFAVFGLVGLMLAAVVSCSKPAVNSQTKNANEIEFWTMQLQPQFTDYFNKTIAGFEAENPGVKVRWVDVPWSAMESKILGAVSAKTAPDVVNLNPDFASLLAGRNAWLDLDSRISQQVRSSYLPNIWKASVLDGKTFGIPWYLTTPVTIYNTELFKKAGIAKPPATYTELAAVAKQVKDKTGKFAFFATFVPEDSAEVLQSFVQMGVPLVDAQGKAAFNTDKGKAVFQYWVDLYKGGLLPQDVLVQGHRRAIELYQAGETALLGSGPQFLKAIAENAPSVGAASTAAPQITGESGKKTVAVMNLVVPRDSKRPDDAVKFALYVTNSQNQLAFAKAANVLPSTVETLQDSYFKSVAADAAPSDRARIISASGLEKAELLIPPLKDVKKLQKAIYDNLQAAMLGEKPVEQAVTDAATAWNQR encoded by the coding sequence ATGAAACGTAAATCTTGGCAACTGTTCGCTGTGTTTGGGCTGGTAGGGCTGATGCTAGCTGCGGTGGTGAGTTGCAGCAAGCCGGCGGTGAATTCCCAGACCAAGAATGCCAATGAAATCGAGTTCTGGACTATGCAGCTTCAACCACAGTTTACTGATTATTTCAACAAGACGATCGCTGGTTTTGAAGCCGAAAATCCCGGGGTGAAGGTGCGCTGGGTAGACGTGCCTTGGTCGGCGATGGAAAGCAAGATTTTGGGGGCTGTATCGGCGAAAACTGCGCCGGATGTGGTGAACCTGAATCCCGATTTTGCTTCGCTGTTAGCGGGGCGCAATGCTTGGCTGGATTTAGACTCTCGGATTTCGCAGCAAGTGCGATCGAGCTATCTCCCAAATATCTGGAAAGCTAGCGTACTCGATGGTAAGACTTTTGGCATTCCTTGGTATCTGACAACTCCGGTAACTATTTACAATACAGAGTTGTTTAAAAAAGCTGGAATTGCCAAGCCTCCCGCTACCTATACGGAGTTGGCGGCTGTGGCGAAACAGGTAAAAGATAAAACTGGTAAGTTTGCTTTTTTTGCGACTTTTGTACCGGAAGATTCGGCGGAAGTTTTGCAATCTTTCGTGCAGATGGGCGTGCCTTTGGTGGACGCTCAAGGTAAGGCTGCTTTTAATACTGATAAAGGTAAGGCGGTTTTTCAGTATTGGGTTGATTTGTACAAGGGCGGACTTTTGCCACAGGATGTTTTGGTGCAGGGACACCGCAGGGCGATCGAGCTTTATCAAGCTGGGGAAACTGCTTTGTTGGGTTCTGGGCCTCAGTTTTTGAAGGCGATCGCTGAAAATGCTCCGAGTGTTGGTGCTGCTTCAACTGCTGCGCCTCAAATTACCGGGGAAAGCGGCAAGAAGACTGTGGCGGTGATGAATTTAGTTGTACCTCGCGACAGCAAGCGCCCTGATGATGCTGTCAAGTTTGCTTTGTACGTAACTAATTCTCAAAATCAGTTGGCTTTTGCCAAGGCTGCTAATGTTTTGCCTTCTACGGTTGAGACTTTGCAGGACTCTTATTTTAAGAGCGTTGCGGCTGATGCTGCTCCGAGCGATCGCGCTCGAATTATCAGTGCTTCTGGCTTGGAAAAAGCCGAGTTGTTGATTCCGCCTCTTAAGGATGTTAAGAAGTTGCAGAAGGCAATTTATGACAATTTGCAAGCGGCAATGTTGGGGGAAAAACCTGTCGAACAAGCGGTGACTGATGCGGCGACTGCTTGGAATCAAAGATAG
- the ltrA gene encoding group II intron reverse transcriptase/maturase, which produces MNKSKTRDNPTVEWNQINWRKAERLTFKLQKRIYLSSERGDVKAVRKLQKTLINSWSNKVLSVRRVTQDNTGKRTAGVDGIKLLTPKQRVKLVSQLKVTGKSKPTRRVMIPKPGTNESRPLGIPTMYDRALQAVVKAALEPEWEALFEPNSYGFRPGRSCHDAIGAIFNSIRYKAKYVLDADIARCFDRINHKALLDKINTYPRLRNQIKSWLKSGVLDQGEIFPTIEGTPQGGVISPLLANIALHGMEERVKQYAETLKNKISKSSNRDAISLIRYADDFVIIHKDIEVIIACQKIIAEWLSDMGLELKPSKTKLTHTLNEYNGNVGFEFLGFHVQQHKVGNYRSAKNTKGIPLGFSTIITPSKLKVKAHLGKIEKVIDTHNTAPQAALISRLNPIIWGWSNYYSTVVSKKIFSKIDDLTYDKLRAWAKRRGKGSINKNKYWRTVGDRNWCFSTEEGLELAQHQATPIKRHVKVKGNSTPYDGNWIYWSSRRGEYPETPTRVATLLKTQKGKCTHCGLYFTPEDTVEVDHILPRSLGGKDEYKNLQLLHKHCHDTKTENDGSLIRNYDINPF; this is translated from the coding sequence ATGAATAAGTCTAAAACGCGGGACAACCCGACGGTGGAATGGAATCAAATCAATTGGCGAAAAGCCGAAAGATTGACATTTAAGTTGCAAAAACGTATCTATCTTTCAAGTGAGCGTGGCGATGTTAAAGCAGTTCGTAAGCTTCAGAAGACCTTGATTAATTCATGGTCTAATAAGGTCTTATCGGTACGACGGGTCACGCAAGATAATACTGGCAAACGTACAGCAGGTGTGGATGGTATTAAACTACTAACCCCGAAGCAGCGAGTCAAGCTAGTAAGTCAACTCAAGGTAACTGGAAAATCAAAACCGACACGTCGTGTAATGATACCAAAACCAGGAACTAATGAGTCAAGACCATTAGGCATACCCACTATGTACGATCGAGCCTTACAAGCTGTTGTAAAAGCAGCACTTGAACCAGAATGGGAAGCTCTTTTTGAGCCAAACTCCTATGGTTTTAGACCAGGTAGGTCGTGTCACGATGCAATCGGAGCTATTTTCAACAGTATCAGATACAAAGCCAAATATGTGCTAGACGCTGATATTGCCAGATGCTTTGACCGCATTAATCACAAAGCATTACTTGACAAAATCAATACCTATCCGCGACTGAGAAATCAAATTAAGTCGTGGCTTAAAAGTGGGGTATTAGACCAAGGTGAAATCTTCCCGACCATAGAAGGTACGCCACAAGGCGGAGTTATTTCTCCACTTTTGGCTAACATAGCCTTACACGGCATGGAAGAAAGGGTTAAGCAGTATGCGGAAACTTTGAAGAATAAAATCAGCAAAAGCAGCAACCGTGACGCAATAAGCCTTATTAGATACGCCGATGATTTTGTGATTATTCACAAAGACATTGAAGTAATAATAGCCTGTCAGAAGATAATAGCTGAATGGTTAAGTGATATGGGCTTAGAATTAAAGCCAAGTAAAACAAAATTAACCCACACCCTCAACGAATACAATGGGAATGTTGGGTTTGAGTTTTTAGGATTCCACGTACAACAACATAAGGTAGGTAACTACCGAAGTGCTAAAAATACCAAAGGAATACCACTTGGCTTTAGTACAATAATCACCCCATCAAAACTAAAAGTCAAAGCTCATCTTGGGAAAATTGAAAAAGTAATAGACACGCATAATACCGCCCCTCAAGCTGCTTTAATTAGTCGGCTGAATCCAATAATTTGGGGATGGTCAAACTATTACTCCACAGTAGTAAGTAAGAAAATCTTCAGCAAAATTGATGACCTTACCTACGACAAATTACGAGCCTGGGCTAAAAGACGGGGAAAAGGTAGCATCAATAAAAACAAATACTGGCGAACAGTAGGTGACAGAAATTGGTGCTTCAGCACAGAAGAAGGTTTAGAATTAGCACAACACCAAGCAACGCCAATAAAAAGGCACGTCAAGGTAAAGGGCAATTCAACACCTTATGACGGTAACTGGATTTATTGGAGTTCTAGACGTGGAGAATACCCGGAAACACCAACAAGAGTGGCAACACTGCTTAAGACACAAAAAGGTAAATGTACCCACTGTGGTCTGTACTTTACACCGGAGGACACTGTAGAAGTTGACCATATCCTACCCCGCTCATTAGGCGGTAAGGATGAGTATAAAAACCTTCAACTTCTACATAAGCACTGTCACGACACAAAAACGGAAAACGACGGTTCCCTAATCAGGAACTATGATATCAATCCGTTTTGA
- a CDS encoding aspartyl protease family protein — MGKVFATLTIINRADQIRAEDGTISPEEIRSIVLKNVLVDTGSTTLCLPKNAIAKLGLKLLKEVDVATAMGIGKARIFQDAKISMFDREGTFECLELPGGDDALLGVIPLESLGLEIDLQNQILKPLPISPTETYLTIL, encoded by the coding sequence ATGGGAAAAGTTTTTGCCACTCTGACAATCATTAATCGAGCCGACCAAATTCGGGCAGAAGATGGGACGATTTCACCAGAAGAAATTCGGTCGATCGTTCTTAAAAATGTATTGGTGGATACAGGATCCACTACCTTGTGTCTGCCAAAAAATGCGATCGCCAAACTCGGCCTAAAACTCCTCAAAGAAGTAGATGTAGCAACCGCAATGGGTATTGGCAAAGCCCGAATTTTCCAAGATGCTAAAATATCAATGTTTGACAGAGAAGGCACTTTCGAGTGCTTAGAGTTACCGGGAGGAGATGATGCGCTTTTGGGTGTGATACCTTTAGAATCATTGGGATTGGAAATAGACTTGCAAAATCAAATCTTAAAACCTTTACCCATCAGTCCCACTGAAACTTATTTGACGATTTTGTAG
- a CDS encoding Uma2 family endonuclease, giving the protein MTTMTVKDLNQVQTAFTEAGLDYKIELEDGIISVMGPSDIVSSEIGSILIRLLGNWVYPRRLGRVFDSAGGFIMPNTNVKAPDVSFVRAARLRQSPRYFGELVPDLVVEIKSQSDRIKAIETKVLKFIELGAIVGILIDPDEETVAIYRSTGEPTILANGDILTVAELFPGWELPVSELWPPIFTEEETQG; this is encoded by the coding sequence ATGACAACAATGACAGTCAAAGATTTAAATCAAGTTCAAACTGCTTTTACCGAAGCGGGTTTAGATTACAAAATTGAACTAGAAGACGGGATAATTTCAGTTATGGGCCCATCAGATATCGTATCCAGTGAAATCGGCAGTATTTTAATTCGCTTACTCGGTAATTGGGTTTATCCCCGCCGCTTGGGGAGAGTGTTCGATTCCGCCGGCGGTTTCATTATGCCGAATACAAATGTCAAAGCGCCGGATGTTTCCTTTGTGCGCGCCGCCCGCTTGCGCCAAAGTCCGCGCTATTTTGGTGAACTTGTCCCGGATTTGGTGGTTGAAATTAAGTCTCAGAGCGATCGCATTAAGGCTATAGAAACCAAAGTTTTGAAGTTTATAGAGCTGGGTGCGATAGTAGGGATTCTGATCGATCCTGACGAAGAGACAGTGGCAATTTATCGATCGACTGGTGAACCAACTATTTTAGCAAATGGCGATATCTTGACAGTCGCAGAACTTTTTCCCGGTTGGGAATTACCCGTTTCTGAATTGTGGCCTCCGATTTTTACTGAGGAAGAAACACAAGGCTGA
- a CDS encoding folylpolyglutamate synthase/dihydrofolate synthase family protein, whose amino-acid sequence MNANSILQSYQHFGVHLGLERIHQLLAKLDNPHKQVPIIHVAGTNGKGSVCAYLSSVLTEAGYRVGRYTSPHLIDWTERICINQKPIYTTQLQQCLEQVVSAAEGNTETPTQFEIITAAAWLYFAQQKADIGVIETGLGGRLDATNVCETPLVSVITSISLEHWQILGPTVADIAGEKAGIIKSKCPVVVGELPESARLVVERRIKKLECPAVWVKPAMDLGDRFAEYHPNPEISVNSGSSAVKIKYKLPLLGQVQLMNSAIALATIHTLQNLGWQISPTAITNGIAQTQWPGRLQRTTWNNRNILIDGAHNPAAAIALREYIDNLTTSPSPINWVIGILATKDCDDILQALLKKGDRLYLVPVPDQNSASPTELAAIAENICPELAICQAFPDLATALDTVVTDENLTILCGSLYLIGYFLQQQQSQA is encoded by the coding sequence ATGAATGCAAACTCCATCCTGCAATCTTACCAACACTTCGGAGTCCACCTCGGCCTCGAAAGAATTCACCAACTCCTCGCAAAACTAGACAACCCCCACAAACAAGTACCCATTATCCACGTCGCCGGCACAAATGGCAAAGGTTCCGTTTGCGCTTATCTCTCATCCGTACTCACAGAAGCAGGCTATCGAGTCGGGCGCTACACATCCCCGCACTTGATCGATTGGACAGAAAGAATTTGTATCAACCAAAAACCGATTTATACAACTCAATTACAGCAGTGTCTCGAACAAGTTGTTAGCGCTGCTGAAGGTAATACCGAAACTCCGACTCAATTTGAAATCATCACCGCCGCAGCTTGGCTGTATTTCGCTCAACAAAAAGCAGATATTGGAGTCATAGAAACCGGATTGGGCGGTAGATTAGATGCGACTAATGTTTGCGAAACTCCCCTCGTCAGTGTCATTACTTCTATCAGTCTCGAACACTGGCAAATCCTCGGCCCGACTGTTGCTGATATTGCTGGGGAAAAAGCGGGAATTATTAAATCAAAGTGTCCGGTTGTTGTTGGGGAGTTGCCAGAATCTGCTAGATTAGTAGTAGAAAGACGGATAAAAAAATTAGAGTGTCCGGCAGTTTGGGTAAAGCCAGCGATGGATTTAGGAGACAGATTTGCAGAATATCATCCCAATCCAGAAATCAGCGTTAATTCTGGTTCATCTGCGGTTAAAATAAAGTATAAATTGCCATTGCTGGGACAAGTTCAATTAATGAATTCGGCGATCGCACTTGCAACTATCCACACCCTCCAAAACCTAGGCTGGCAAATCTCCCCAACCGCCATCACCAACGGTATCGCTCAAACCCAATGGCCCGGAAGACTTCAGCGCACAACTTGGAACAACCGCAATATCCTGATTGACGGCGCGCACAACCCCGCTGCTGCGATCGCCCTGCGCGAATACATAGATAACCTTACCACTTCCCCGTCACCGATTAACTGGGTCATCGGCATTCTGGCGACGAAAGACTGCGATGATATTTTACAAGCATTACTCAAAAAGGGCGATCGGCTGTACCTAGTACCCGTACCCGATCAAAACTCCGCATCCCCCACAGAATTAGCAGCCATTGCTGAAAATATCTGCCCCGAATTAGCTATTTGTCAAGCCTTCCCAGACTTAGCAACAGCCTTAGATACCGTTGTTACCGACGAAAACCTCACCATCCTCTGCGGTTCACTTTATCTAATCGGGTATTTTCTGCAACAACAACAATCCCAAGCTTAA